The following is a genomic window from Abditibacteriaceae bacterium.
CATCACAAAAATCGTGAGCGTATTCAGGCCGTCGGTGTAACGCGAAAGTGCAGCGGTTATGGGCTGAACGCGCTCGCTTGGGCACTGATGAACACCGTAGCCATCGAGTTCAAAACCTGTTGGGAGCCACATCGCCCGAGGTGGCTCCAGCCCGCTTGCCGTGTGAGCCGCTTGTGCATCGGTGCCGGTGTCGCGGGCAATCCAGCCGGTTTTGTCCGCAAGAGCATTCAGCGCTTCGGGCGGCATAAACGTGGTCGACCGGACTTCGGGCTTCAAATCGAGGTTCGATAAAATCGTGCGCATCACCAGACGCCCCTCGTAATTAAAGGAATCTGTGCGCATTGTGAGGCCGGTTTCCTCGTCGACCCACAATCGCTTATAAGGGCCCACGGCACCATCGAATGTTTTTTGGGGACGCAATTCGAGAACACCCACCGGACGCCCGTCAAGAACTTCTTGTCCGCCATCAAGCGCGCGATAATTGTTGGTAAGGAGCGAGTAACGGCGCGCGGCCATATCCTGCGGGCGCTGCGTGACTTCTGCAAAGGCTTGCGCGTCCTTGCCATCGCGCCGCCAGAACCAACGCTCGTTGTAACCGCTTTGCAACCCGCTCATATCGCCGTCGATGTAGGTAATCGACAGCTTCCTCGGCGCACGAACTACGCGCGCCGTTGAGTTCATCGGTTGCGTGCCATAAAGCGCGGTCACTTTAGAAATCGCCGCATATTGCATCTCGTTGTCGGCGTGATAGGTGCGCTCCAGCAGTTCGCGCGGGCGCGCGGCTTCGCTTTGACGCTCTTTCCAAACCCAGGCCGAAGCGCCCAACAAAAAAGCAGCGGCGCCAAGAGGCAGGGCGCGAGAAATGTTTGGCATCATGGCGATTGAATGGAATGCGGCTGATCGACCGGCGCTGTCGCGCGGTAGGAAACCAGAGTTGAACCGACGTGGTCATTAAACGCATCGAATGACATTCCGGCATGATGATTCACGAGAGCCGTCATCGATTCCGGCGGATTTTCAAAGCGCACAATGCGCGTTGAAGGTGCGTTGCCCTGAGTCGCTGTTTCCGCATGCGGTGCCATTAACAGAACGCCGCCAAATACGGCAGCAGCGCCGGCGAGCGCTGCCCAACTCCAGCGTGGGGCGAAACCGAACAATCCCTGAGGCGCGCGCTTGCGTTCGACATCGCGCGAGATTTCTTCCAGACACGCGGCCCAGATGCGACGCGACTGCTCTTGCGTCGGCAACGCTTGCGGCGCGCTTGAAAGGCGAAGCAGTGTTGTCTGAAACGCTTGCCATTCCGTTTCGCACGGGGGACAATCGCGCAAATGCTGCATGAGATCTTGCGCGCGCGAGGACGACAGCGCATCGGCGCTGAGATCGGAAAGTTCTGTTAATGCCTGGCGACAATCCATCGGAAACAACCTTTTTCAATACATCATGAAATGTGTCGTGACAAAATGTATCACGTCTCACCCCGCGCCTGACGCGTCCTCAAAAATTACGTTCCCAATCGCACAAAGGAAAACGGCGTTTTCACTCATGCCGGACAAAACGAAACTGCCACAAGATGTACGGTCGAAATCGACCGTACTTTACCGGACGCGATAGCGCGGGTCGGCCCGCGCGACGAGAATCGGCTTCGCCACGCTTTGTTGACTCAATCGAATGACACCCGTTGCCGTGCGCTCTAGGACACTTCCGCGCTGTTTGGGAGCTTTGGCTCGCGCCCGTTGTTTCGTCGGTGCTTTCTGTCTTACTTCGCCCGCGACGAAAAGGGCGACTTCGCCCGCCGCTGCGTCTAGCGCTTCAAGAGGAACGGCCATATCAAACGTATTCGCACCGCGCGAGATATGCCAGTGCGGTGCCGTTTCTTCACGCGCTGCTTGGTGCGCTGAAATTTCGCGCGCCCGCGCCGCGCCTTCTTTCAGCTGCGGTTCGTGAACCTCGACATTCCACGCGCGCACGCGATTCGCGCTTACGGCACGCAGATAGAGTTGTGTGAAGCCGCGCGGCGCTGGTCGCAAATGAACGCGCAGAATGGCCGTATCGTTTTCGATGCGCTGGAGAAAAATGCCGCGGGCAGAAGCTGGAGCATCCGCAATTCCGTCCGTGCCGATAATTTCGAATATCTCGTTGTGGCGCAAAAAGCCGCGCAGATAATGCGGCGTCCAAGCCATCTGGCTGTCGTGGCATTCGAGCGCGCGTTTCTTCGCACCCCGCGCTTCACCGTCGAGTTCCCACGTCGTCCACGCGCGATTTTCTAATAAATCGGCGGGCGGCGCGAGGCGTTCGTGCGGATGGTAGCCGTGTGGCGCAGGCCAGATTCCGCGATGAACCGGAAACGCACGTAATTCGGTTGCTGCGGCCCACGCATTTCCTCCGAGTCGCAACTGTTCGAGCGCCGCGAGAGAAAACGTCCAACTGGCCCAGTGGTCGGGATGGGTGTCGTCGGGGTGCGTTGTAAAGATGTGCGTCGGCTTGAAATCGTGCAGCGCTGTTTCCAGGTCGCGCAGCATTTGTGCGCCGCAATAGGTCGCGTTCGGCGTGAAGGCATTCGGGTAGGGCGCAGCCGCGACGCGGGTGAAAGGCGAGCGAAACGGCTCGTTCCAGTGCGTTTGCCACATCGCGGCGGTTCCCCTGTCGGGAAAGCCGAGAAAACAAACGTCGTTTGCTTCCATGCCGAGTTCGGCACAGGCGGCCAGCGCTTCGCGTTGGCGCAGTTCCGCCAAATCGAGAAATGAATTGCGGCGCAAACGGCGCGCATTTTCGGCGATTTGCGTAGAAAGCGAGCCGTCGCCGTTGGTTGTGAACACGACGCGTACCGCAATTCCGCGCCGACGCGCCGCGTGAATAAAGCCGCCGGTGCCCAGTGTTTCGTCGTCGCAATGCGGAATCACGACAAGAATACGCGCATCAGCTTCGGGCGCGGCTTCAGGCGCGAGCCGAACGTCGAGAGCATCGCGATTGCGGCGGAACTGCGTAATGCCAAGCATAAGAAGAACAAAAGCGGCTCGAAACTGCGGGCAAACAACCCGCGTCTGTGACAAAATTGATGCGTTGCCCGCTTTGCACGTTTATTGACACATTTCGCGCGCTAAGGCGTCCAACAACAACGCAGCAGAAAAGAGCCAAAAGGACAGTCGAAATCGACCGTCCTTTTCGTCAGTGGATTTCCGTCGGCGGGCGGCTCTATTTCTATCGCAGCCTTTCTTCGATGTCAAACCGTTTTCGCCCCTCTCGTTTTCGGCGCGGCCTGAGACATGGCCTTTTGCGGCGCGCGCGCGTTCAAGCGCTGCGGCGTCACACCCTCGCGCGCGGGCGGCTGAAATCGGCGCTTCCGGCTCTTCTCAATGCGGCGCTTTTGCGGCCCGCGATGCTGGGGAAAGGTTTGCCCACCACGCGGCGGGGCCGTCTCGTCTGGCTGCTGACACCGATTGTTTTAATTTCCCTCGCGTGGCTCATTGTGTGGCGCGTTGCACGTCCTTCCGTCGATGTCGAGGCGCAGGTGCGGCGTCAGGCATTGCCTGCGTTGGCGCAGGCGCTGGGAATGCCGGTCGAAATCGGGCGCATCGATAGCGATTATCTTTCGCGTGTTGTGCTTCACGATGTTGTTGGCGGGCGTGACGCGTCGTCGCCAATTGGCGCGAATTTTCGCGCGCGCCGTGTCACGCTGGGGCTTAATATTCTCGCGCTTGTGCGCGGCTCC
Proteins encoded in this region:
- a CDS encoding PIG-L family deacetylase — its product is MLGITQFRRNRDALDVRLAPEAAPEADARILVVIPHCDDETLGTGGFIHAARRRGIAVRVVFTTNGDGSLSTQIAENARRLRRNSFLDLAELRQREALAACAELGMEANDVCFLGFPDRGTAAMWQTHWNEPFRSPFTRVAAAPYPNAFTPNATYCGAQMLRDLETALHDFKPTHIFTTHPDDTHPDHWASWTFSLAALEQLRLGGNAWAAATELRAFPVHRGIWPAPHGYHPHERLAPPADLLENRAWTTWELDGEARGAKKRALECHDSQMAWTPHYLRGFLRHNEIFEIIGTDGIADAPASARGIFLQRIENDTAILRVHLRPAPRGFTQLYLRAVSANRVRAWNVEVHEPQLKEGAARAREISAHQAAREETAPHWHISRGANTFDMAVPLEALDAAAGEVALFVAGEVRQKAPTKQRARAKAPKQRGSVLERTATGVIRLSQQSVAKPILVARADPRYRVR
- a CDS encoding MucB/RseB C-terminal domain-containing protein, which produces MMPNISRALPLGAAAFLLGASAWVWKERQSEAARPRELLERTYHADNEMQYAAISKVTALYGTQPMNSTARVVRAPRKLSITYIDGDMSGLQSGYNERWFWRRDGKDAQAFAEVTQRPQDMAARRYSLLTNNYRALDGGQEVLDGRPVGVLELRPQKTFDGAVGPYKRLWVDEETGLTMRTDSFNYEGRLVMRTILSNLDLKPEVRSTTFMPPEALNALADKTGWIARDTGTDAQAAHTASGLEPPRAMWLPTGFELDGYGVHQCPSERVQPITAALSRYTDGLNTLTIFVMNPLPGTPSEKSMGKKTDGPKSCDFGPGTMAMSSRAGKKLIAVGDLPPATLSRVLEKTSLDGAPPGAKSSGATTAN